The Pseudopipra pipra isolate bDixPip1 chromosome 6, bDixPip1.hap1, whole genome shotgun sequence genome includes a region encoding these proteins:
- the PTGR2 gene encoding prostaglandin reductase 2: MIIQRVVLNSRPGKNGVPVAENFRLEQSTIADTVQAGQVRVKTLYLSVDPYMRCRMNEDTGSDYLQPWQLSEVADGGGVGVVEESKHDNFAEGDFVTSFTWPWQTVAILDGSLLQKLVPQLVNGRLSYFLGAAGITGLTALLGVREKGHVAVGANQTMVVSGAAGACGSLAGQIGRLEGCSRVVGIAGTDEKCSILVQEMGFDAAINYKKGNVAEQLRELCPGGVDVYFDNVGGDISDTVISQMNQNSHIILCGQISQYNKDVPYPPPLPPDIEKIQKERNITRERFLVLNYMDKHEASILQLCQWIQEGKLKVRETMVEGLANIGAAFQSMMSGGNIGKQIVAVSK, from the exons GGAAGAATGGAGTGCCAGTGGCTGAAAACTTCCGACTAGAACAAAGTACAATAGCGGATACGGTCCAAGCAGGACAAGTGCGTGTTAAAACCCTCTATCTCTCTGTGGACCCTTACATG CGCTGCCGAATGAATGAGGACACTGGCTCCGATtacctccagccctggcagctctcTGAAGTTGCTGATGGTGGCGGTGTTGGGGTTGTGGAGGAGAGCAAGCATGATAACTTCGCTGAAGGAGACTTTGTAACTTCCTTCACCTGGCCCTGGCAGACAGTGGCAATTCTCGATGGAAGCTTGCTACAAAAG CTCGTTCCACAGCTTGTAAATGGACGCCTTTCCTACTTTCTCGGTGCAGCTGGGATCACGGGACTGACGGCCCTGCTGGGTGTCAGGGAGAAGGGACACGTGGCTGTGGGTGCAAATCAGACAATGGTGGTGAGCGGAGCAGCCGGTGCTTGCGGCTCTTTGGCTGGCCAG ATTGGCCGTCTGGAGGGCTGCTCTAGAGTGGTGGGAATCGCTGGCACAGATGAAAAGTGCTCCATTTTGGTCCAAGAAATGGGGTTTGATGCTGCTATCAATTACAAGAAGGGAAATGTAGCAGAACAGCTACGTGAACTCTGCCCAGGCGGTGTGGATGTTTACTTTGACAATGTTGGTGGAGACATCAGTGATACGGTTATAAGTCAG ATGAATCAGAACAGCCATATCATCCTGTGTGGACAGATTTCTCAATATAACAAAGATGTGCCTTATCCTCCTCCACTGCCTCCTGAcatagaaaaaatacagaaagaaaggaacatCACAAG ggAAAGATTCTTAGTGTTGAACTATATGGACAAACATGAAGCTAGTATATTACAACTCTGCCAGTGGATCCAAGAGGGTAAACTGAAG GTCAGAGAGACCATGGTAGAAGGCTTAGCAAACATTGGTG CTGCTTTCCAGTCCATGATGAGTGGAGGCAATATCGGAAAACAGATCGTCGCAGTTTCTAAGTAA